DNA from Solenopsis invicta isolate M01_SB chromosome 4, UNIL_Sinv_3.0, whole genome shotgun sequence:
ATTCTCTCAGATGCATTTAAAATCATGCCCATCGAAaatcaaaaacttttttccAAGTTCTGGATCAGactgtgaaaatatttctgagaagttttatcttgaaataaatatgCCTCGATaggacaatatttattaaattataatttacaataaaattataataggtgtatttagaaaaatagatgtaaaagtaatgacattttataaaatattgatatctgTTTGagcaattaatttcaaaatagtatttcggTAAAACTATGACGATATGGCTAATTGTCTTACAGAATCAcatcttaataaatatatttataaatttgaatttagaaaaaaaattgtttaattattgaaaaaaaattttttggctgtattatatataaaatatttataaatacaattagtctgtatatatttacagaaatatataattatttctaaattaatgtgcaacataaaatattacacagtCAGCAACATTtggtgaaattttaaataaagaatcaaacagatttttaaataaaatatttatacctcaaatttagatttgtctaatttttaataaatattgaaaattttatttcgataaaactgCTGTGTTATGACGTATCATCTTAACgcataattattgcaaaattttcgtcaatttatGATGCTATTATCATGCATCATTTGCATATTGTAGCTATCGGAATATAAAATGTTCTAGTTTTGTAACGATATATACTTTATTCCGTAGTCTTTTATTTTAGTCACAGATCGTTCTCGATTCCTCTGTTTTAATTATTCACGGTTGTATTACTTACTTACACGGTAATACAGAAGTTAGACAAGCGGGTACCTTGCGTGAGagtctatacatttttttctcagaataTGCATACTTTACATTGTATCCTACACCGGCGCAATAAGTAGCGATGTAACTACGACTATAAATCTATCGAAGAAGCCTCACGATACGTCCGTATGTCGCGCAAGATATCTAAGAAATTAGATACGCTTCACTGAACAGAAAAACGCCTATAACATGTCGCGTAATAAGGTCATAATTTTGCACGCTACACACCGTGCCGTCCAGTATATTTCCTTAGCATATTTTCGTCATGGAAAAGTAGACTGCAAATTGATCGAAAAATCTTGCATCAAATATTACGTAGTTGATTCGTCACGCTCTGCCGTAACCGTGAAACAATCGTATCGTAATATTAATACGATAGCTTATTCTGAGAATTCAGCTTCTTAACATTTCTTTTAGAATAAAACTAATATAGAAGAATATAACAATGTTAGTatctaaatttattgtttttcaaagtttactttgagctttatatctttattaaaaacgACGCTGTTAAGAAACATTTATCATATTTCGTGCATGTAACAGAAGCAAACTTCAAGCAGatggattaaaaaaaacgtttataaatgtcttttttaaatatttaagaaatatcgTTTTCAATTACAcatacgttaaatttaatgtacttgtgTAACTTAAGAgtacattgaatttcatttcTAACACAATATGTATGCATACTTTTAGATACACGGGTCACTGTCCCACCCTCAAATTTCGCGTTGGGAAGAGATTCGGAGCGAATACGGAGGAAATAATGAAGGTAAGAACCGAGGTAAGAACATCTTAGAGAAGACATCATTATACtaagaaattgattaaaaatgagAGAGATACGCTTATTTGCAGAGAAACTTgaatgaaaaatgattttatagtaatcgtaaaatattatgaaaatgttatcGAGTTACGCAtttgaaaagttaattttatattatgtgttGCCGCAGGAATTATTGGAAAAGAAAGTTCTTAAGACTGGACCATATAGACCAAATTCCGGTAGAGAAGCGGAGTTACCAACTCTTCAGGCTAAAGAGATCAGAAGAGATTGGAATAACGAAGCTGCAGCGTACAAAGCATGCCCGTACATTCTAGGATATACTGGTAAGACCgctaacttttaaatattattttaatcgtaagtaaaataaaaaaaaaagaattatattgaaATGCCGAAATAGCTATAATTCAgttaatatttagtttatattaataaaaagtttttaaattttaagtttttggaatgaaaacaaataaaaaaatatttttattaactgtaattttaagaccttgtatatatatttcgacaaaaatttaattttaattttaatcgtcaaaatattaaattataaaattaatcgtCAAGTTTAAAAGCTGAGACACTTGCAATGATCATTTATCAAGTCTATCCCAGCTATAAAAGACTCATATCAATCCAATAACAATCCAAAATAGAAATCGGCGATTAAGATCTTATTTTATCGCCTCAAAGTGCAGACATGGAATAAAATTGCTTTGGTACGACCTTCAATGCACGCGATTAGTAAGCGCTAATCGACCTAAATCGTTTGTAATTAGCAGTTTGCTTATTGCATCGCGCGCACGGCAGGACTAACGTTTAAGGATACATTCTCAATCCTgaatgtatttacatatattacgtataaatgaatttatttgtttttacgcTTTTCTCTCTGTGTTCTTCtacatgtatttaaaatatacatgtcgTATGTCTTAAcgccaataaaaatttacattttcatatatttaatcatcggaaaaaaatattatgtataatacatatctGATATATCATTCTCcacaaaattattgtttcaatagatgagataaaaaataatccaaCACTCACCAATACGATGCGCAGCGGATGTTGACATATAAAGTAATAACATGGGAATAATAACTACCGTATTCCTTGATCtgtaaaatgcaaatatatttaaatataaacggTGCccaaaaaagaaacattttacaaaataatcattaaaaaaaaaatatttaatagaaaaaattcataatcaTTGTAAGTACTTCtttgtaaattaacttttataaaatttgacaaataaaattctcatacatttttaattcttacagaaaaaaaataatgacgtACTAATGCATTAGCTAACGGCaatctaattgaaaataatcttgttcGTATATTCGTATTATTAATGAAGCAAATGTGTCATGCTCTTGTTATTTGATTCATTAATGccgttattaaattgacaagattatttttatttttatttatttttcatcatcTTGCACTAATAACGaaagataattacaaattaatttgaaatcatGTAGGGACAAAGTCTTAAATGTTCTACTATTTTCTCTAAGAAAATATGGTTACGGTATCTACTttggcgaaaaaaaaaaaatcagagcGTAAGTGAAATGTAAGAGAAATGTGATAAAAGTTCTATTTACactctgatttttatttttgccagaGTAAAGATAACAATAACAAACTCTTTAAGTGAGTCACAAATTGCTTTTACCCGTGGTTGTTCCGCCATTACCAGATGCCTTCCTAGGCCTCCTCGATCTCTCGCTGCTTCTTCGTCGTGGCATCAtaacacaacacacacacatgcacgcgcaCACCAACATTCGTTCGCGACGCTGCCTCCGCGACAATATGACAAATTAAATTCGCGCACGCACCTAGATATCACGATCGCTTCGACACGAGACGTATTTCTACCCGTCATCCCCGAAATCGTGCACGATCACTTCCCGTTTTAATCGCACGCTCACTTCATTACGTTACGGCGGAAGAGAACGACGCGAACCGCTCGCGAGACGCGCGCCTAAATTCATGCCATTCGCCGCGGCGACGCCACACCTGTTGACACAAAAAGCGCGTAATCACGCTCTAGGATTAAACGTCGCGATTACCGCTTCCTGTGACCGCGATCCTATTACGATACATTATAATGAGCGCATGAATggatgcatatacatatacacaagtTAGAATTAAGCCAAGAATATTTGTAGGACGCGAAGACACGGCGGTGCTTCGCTCATTCGCCACGGCACGGTCGATCATTTCGATCGAAGGAATCTCGCGAAATCACGCGTCTCAAGAAGTCAACGATGTAACGTACGCCGACCTCACGCCGCGCGCTCGACGACGATCGGATTATTTGCAGCCATACTCACTAATTAAACGTATCGCGACGCCGAGATTCGCAGACGATCCGTCCCGCGTCCGCAACCGTCCCCCGTGATGCTACCATAAGATGCAAGTGTTGCCGATAACTTCACTTCGCATCGCGCGATACGTCGCGATTCGATTAGCTAATCGAGATGGATCGCGTAAATATACAATCGAAAGCCAGTATTGAACGCGTAAATCCCgcgttttattaatatgtataaatggtTCATGCATCAAttccttttcttaattttattttatcttatttaatccGGCGATTTGTTCAACACTCTGTACTCTCAATCGCCTGAATGTGGGCACATTATATTTCAGCGGAAAAAATTTAAAGCGCGTATATGACAAAATGAGTCTAGAGAGAGAgatatgcatatttataaaaatagaattattgcAATGTAACATTTGGTGTGAAATATTTgctattaataaaaaactacaatcaattaataataaattattataaaattattgtggatttaattttgtcatttttttaaaattagaaattatatatatttcaaatatttttattttattattaatttttaacgcttaatgaaattgaaattgtttgataatattttgttaatattataaaattaatctggTAAAAgctgtataaaaaaagatataatacacattgatattttaattaaaagtatcgcTTATGTCAATTTAGTCAAGATTaacttaacaaatatttataagatttatgTATTAactcaagaaatatttataatatttatatttataagaaatttttttattttaatattaatacaaaaattatatacatacgtaaataaattatagttggCGTCTATTCTATCCTATATGATACAATCATTCAGAGATTTATATGTTTGACCTCGTCCTGATTTAGGATACATTCCTGGATTTAACAGCAGATATGGTCTATCCTTCATGAGAGCCGTCGAAGCCGGTGCCAAAGAGTGGCACGAGGCGCAAATGAAGCTAAGAGCGCAACGCGACGCAATGAGGGCACATGCCGAACGGACAGATCCAAGAAATCTTCTATCCCGTGCAAGAGCAGACAATGTGGACATAGAGATCGATCATGGTCATGGCAATGACAGAAGGACCCACGGTACTTGTATATCACATTgcttatttatcatttttgatataatttaacaatGCAACCACATACTGCAGTATCTcaaacacaattaattaaatattttttcaaaatgttaaaataaaaaatacaagtttaaaaagatatatataataaaaattaacaaaaattcatcaaaaatttaatttacatatagataaaatttaaattttcgttGCAAAGATGTCCTAATCGcaagcaatttaataaatttaagttcTGTTGAGACTGGATGAAAGCAAAGCATCAAATTCTAAAATGCTTGTGCATTATCGTTGTAGATTATCATGTCTCCCCAGAAAGACCGCCGATCGTCGGATATACGGGCCACATTCCGGGTGCAAAAGGCGAAGTCGCGCTTTCAAAGAGGTATGCTCAGGCCGCCAGGAAAGGATTAGAACGTGTCCAAAAGGAACGTGAAGAGAGGCACAGCAGAACTAAGGACATGAATGCCGTTGAGAGAGTCCTTGACAATGCGTATCTCGACGAAATGGGACACACGCGTGCGTAAAATGATAACACAGGAATATGGTTTCTAACTacagcataaaaaaaaacaagattaatGTGTGTTGAAGAAAAAgcaaattaagaaaaagaacaGACAAAAACAAATATAGTAAAAGAGTATTAGTATTCAGtataaaatattccaaatgTTCACCCTTACGAAAAAGATCGACTGCCGAGGTACTCCTGGTCACTACACAGAATTACTGACATATTACTGGCAATAAGCAATAATACATTTCAGCAATAGTGCGAAAAAATCACATGTGGCAGTAATACTTCTgtgtaattttcaataatttgtcTATGCAATTCCCAGTagtttactataatatttatatgtagcGACCAGTAGTATGTCAGCAGTCTTTTTCGTAAGGGCATATGTAACTTCCGAAATTCTGCCAGACTTTgatatacttaaaattttaaacatttagttttaacacatattttatatttcttctttgACAGTATCGGAAGGAACAGTAGTAAACATGAAAGAACGTTAGAGACTAATttagttgtaaaattatttacgtctgaatcaaataaattatctgaaaaatcataaagattatttttgtacTTAAGTATTTCGAGTAATACAAGTAGATTTTGATATGTTTCTCCTCTATTTTCggacataaataattttcaatagacTGAGTTTagaaatagataatatattatatcattacTATAAAGTGTGGCAAATGTATTCCTACGTAAcaagtttcttaatttttgaagaTGTATTGAAatgtattgaatatttaaaccagatttttttaaatcaaggagCACTGTATCCTTAACCAGTCTTCAAAGAGAAATACGACAATCGAAAAACAAACTAGATTGTTACTTTAGAAAACAGCTACGTGAATTATTAAACgtatttatcttaatattcaTCTATGTAGAGAAATAAATCTATCGCAGAGAAATAAATCTACAAATACAttagttattccaaatgcttcGAGCTTCCAATTTTCAATAGGTTTCTGCACATACATGCActaagtatattatatatgtacacaacCTTCTCACATTTAACACATGGaaagaataaacatttttgggaatatttctatcaagaaatattttcaaagaaatgaACAGAAACAATTAATACATACGCTAGttccatttcaaataaaataaaaaaggacaTACGtctgaaatgtaaaatttacgaAATGGATTATAGCTGATGTATGTACACAACAAGCGCATAATATtcattagtaaaattttatttactaaagTAACTATATGATCTTTGCCTGTATATAAATACAAGTTGAATTAAATTTCCGTCCTGTTTCATAGagtaattaacaatataaaaaatgtatgtatataaaatggtacataatttttacattaataagataattacaaagttacgtagaaaataaatatctgtaTTATATGACTTAATGTACAATCGCTATTACGATTCATTTTTGGGCCCCACGATTACCTTCTGCGCTGTGGCAACCTGCTCATTCTTTCCATTTCCAATTGCACAGTTTTCTTCCAGCATTCTGTATCCAGCGTTGTTTGCCCATAAGACAAGGACATCAGTCTAGCGAAAACCATTAATGTGTGTAAATTGTCTGCATCTATATTCTTGTTTGCACTGCGCATTTTCACAAAATCATCTTGGATAACCTGTGTGTAAAGaggtaatattaaataatttaatacagaaaaaataaaaccacTAAAATAAACTGAGTGAACAAAGATATTAGCGTCAAAAATCAAACATGACATACTTCTGTAACTTCTTCGTTGAAAACAAATTCTGCATGCCTCAAAGTTTCTATGTACTGGCGAATATTCGCCAATCGACTCTCGTCCTTCAAGTATTGATGTGCGGCTTCAACTACctgattatataaattttccgaGTCCGCatcaacatttaaaataatctgtatgggACACTATAAATGaacaatttcatttattaatatttgtagaaaaagtGTAACATATCTTAAGCTGCAAATAAATACTTACAGGAATAAATGATTTTACATCAGAAAAGATTAGAATTGGCATGTCCGTTTCGTATTCCATCGTGTAATACTTGAAGTCGTATGTCAGTTTTTGAAACATGAGTAAATCAGAGAGACACTTGTAATTCTCTTTGCCGGTCGCGGTAAGTGTACCAGTGTTTAAGCTTGTTTCGTCTATCACAAGGTGTGTATTATTGCTCAGTTGGAGAACACCACTCGTCAGTCTATTGCATTCGTAATCTTTCCTAgaaataatgcaaatttattcattaatatatatcCATTCAGACCTGTggcaccaatgtagattaactttaaacttaattcaacttccttttttttttagtgataaGAATTAGAAGATAGAAAGCAAATTAAACCGAGTTGATCTACATTAATGCAAACGGATTGAGATAAACTTACTTCGGGATTAAAGCTAgttcgttcaaattttccaaagtCACTTCCAAGAAGTGGCTCTTCCTTACcaataacgttaaaaaattataaaactcttttggaaaaatctttaatttactCGCTGGAAAATTCGTTATATTCAGCGGAAATGCACCAAGACAGAAATAATCTCTCCTCatgtatctaaaaatattaaactgtagtataaaataatacgcacaaatgtgtatatttttgtataggTATTCAGATACGTACATTGTAGAGAGCAAGTGGCATATGAAGTAATCCGCAGCTAAGTTATCTCCAAACAGCAATTGACTCAACATTATGTGCAAATCACTCCTGATCAGCTGCGCTTTAGATATAATTTCCGGACCATTTACAATTGTAGGTTTTGTTAGCTCGATTATTTTTACTGCGTGCAACCGAGGTACCAGGGAAGCAGGAGGATTATGAGTATGTATCTCAGCATCGTTCATTTCATCATCTGAACCATGAATTGTACTTAACATTGGATCCAACGATATGAACCCTATCACGTCGATAACTTggttcagttttaaaataattccatcGTAAATCTGAAAAGTAGCAagttcacaataaaaaaaataactaattaagaGAAATGTATAcaagataaaaacatttttgcaaaaacattttgatgcaaaaaaattcttttaaatattctgtatattttacataatttacctTTACTATGCAAGACTTTCCTCCATCGATTGGGATCGGAAAATTCAATATGTGATCTTCTGATAACATACTTGGAGTTTTTGTACTGCAATGAGCGCCGCTCATATTTACATCATTGTTATCCAagactttctctttttttgtaaCAGGTTCCGAACAATCCATTTcctctaaatcattattatcCAGATTTCTTTTACTGTTTCCAATACTGTTATTATGTGTCGTATCAGACGTGTGAATACTTGTAGTTCTTTCTTTTGCCCAATCATTTAACCCAGGTATAGAGATTACAATGTAAGTTTGTCTTTCCGAGTTTTTATTCTTGTTGGAATACAACAATATCTCTTCATGTGGCTATAtccaaaataaaagttaataaacttGCCATTGCATAAAGCTTTGTGTTCAAAATGTTGGAAATTACTTTGAGATTTTTAATGGAGAGAGAATTAACaaatcacatttaaataattcaatcaattgattaatttttaacaatttctagTATTATGAATACAAAGTTTAACTTAGAAATAGTCACCTAATTTTTTAGCATTAACAATCATCTGGAATGTTTCTTATATTCTtcaaaacattaacaaaatcgCACAGCCTTTGAGCCATGCCTATGATATTTACATTTGGTTCAATTATTGTACCAGAGATCATGCtagtaatatttatgtaaatgtaaacaTCATGGGCTCGAAAGCTGTGTGATTTTGTTTATCTTTTGGACCCAGGCTGTTGTAGGTTAAGGGGTTAAAAAAACCGTTATTAACTATGTATTGTATTTTGTGCTATAATTTCTTAGTATTtgagattattatatatactagATACAGATTACTTTGTGATTGAGCTTCATTTTCTTATTGCTGAGATAAAAATCAACTTAAGTAACTATTGCTAATGTTAAAAACTTGATAAATCTTGAGATAATGTGTGCAGTAATATACATGAGGTAAGCTGTTCTTGAAGCATCCCACACCTGAACTGCACTTGTTAGTTTTTATCTAGACTCTGTTTTACATCCACCGCTCATGTAAGAACGAGGATAACTCAGTGTCTCTACAGAGTCATAAAATAATAGCTCTAAACCCCACATCAGCCTATGCATTAGAGATTAAGATTTGCAAATTGTAGTTTCaatcaaaacaaaataaattaaaaattaaaattatctgattaataaaactctaacaTCCAATTCATAATTTTCCATCTCCAATGTATAATCTGATACTGGTATAAAGATATACAGAAAGAAAATCAAACGTGAGAAAAAGAAGATAGTTTACCAGACATCGAGCAAAATCCATATACATTCCACATCTAACATCAATATTCCCAGTGTCTGTA
Protein-coding regions in this window:
- the LOC105194889 gene encoding UPF0605 protein GA14893 isoform X2, which translates into the protein MVFDAMCEEQRKQFFRQSYGAHLPGYTGHCPTLKFRVGKRFGANTEEIMKELLEKKVLKTGPYRPNSGREAELPTLQAKEIRRDWNNEAAAYKACPYILGYTGYIPGFNSRYGLSFMRAVEAGAKEWHEAQMKLRAQRDAMRAHAERTDPRNLLSRARADNVDIEIDHGHGNDRRTHDYHVSPERPPIVGYTGHIPGAKGEVALSKRYAQAARKGLERVQKEREERHSRTKDMNAVERVLDNAYLDEMGHTRA
- the LOC105194889 gene encoding UPF0605 protein GA14893 isoform X1; the encoded protein is MVFDAMCEEQRKQFFRQSYGAHLPGYTGHCPTLKFRVGKRFGANTEEIMKVRTEELLEKKVLKTGPYRPNSGREAELPTLQAKEIRRDWNNEAAAYKACPYILGYTGYIPGFNSRYGLSFMRAVEAGAKEWHEAQMKLRAQRDAMRAHAERTDPRNLLSRARADNVDIEIDHGHGNDRRTHDYHVSPERPPIVGYTGHIPGAKGEVALSKRYAQAARKGLERVQKEREERHSRTKDMNAVERVLDNAYLDEMGHTRA
- the LOC105194889 gene encoding uncharacterized protein LOC105194889 isoform X3; this translates as MKVRTEELLEKKVLKTGPYRPNSGREAELPTLQAKEIRRDWNNEAAAYKACPYILGYTGYIPGFNSRYGLSFMRAVEAGAKEWHEAQMKLRAQRDAMRAHAERTDPRNLLSRARADNVDIEIDHGHGNDRRTHDYHVSPERPPIVGYTGHIPGAKGEVALSKRYAQAARKGLERVQKEREERHSRTKDMNAVERVLDNAYLDEMGHTRA
- the LOC105194889 gene encoding uncharacterized protein LOC105194889 isoform X4 — its product is MKELLEKKVLKTGPYRPNSGREAELPTLQAKEIRRDWNNEAAAYKACPYILGYTGYIPGFNSRYGLSFMRAVEAGAKEWHEAQMKLRAQRDAMRAHAERTDPRNLLSRARADNVDIEIDHGHGNDRRTHDYHVSPERPPIVGYTGHIPGAKGEVALSKRYAQAARKGLERVQKEREERHSRTKDMNAVERVLDNAYLDEMGHTRA
- the LOC105194890 gene encoding mini-chromosome maintenance complex-binding protein yields the protein MTSIRNWTPEYFVANQSECQRVLEDPGVLTEIPLLNNVQSHEIKDKELVRFRGMIQDMYNPEYYLKEYEVKNTDTGNIDVRCGMYMDFARCLPHEEILLYSNKNKNSERQTYIVISIPGLNDWAKERTTSIHTSDTTHNNSIGNSKRNLDNNDLEEMDCSEPVTKKEKVLDNNDVNMSGAHCSTKTPSMLSEDHILNFPIPIDGGKSCIVKIYDGIILKLNQVIDVIGFISLDPMLSTIHGSDDEMNDAEIHTHNPPASLVPRLHAVKIIELTKPTIVNGPEIISKAQLIRSDLHIMLSQLLFGDNLAADYFICHLLSTIYMRRDYFCLGAFPLNITNFPASKLKIFPKEFYNFLTLLVRKSHFLEVTLENLNELALIPKKDYECNRLTSGVLQLSNNTHLVIDETSLNTGTLTATGKENYKCLSDLLMFQKLTYDFKYYTMEYETDMPILIFSDVKSFIPCPIQIILNVDADSENLYNQVVEAAHQYLKDESRLANIRQYIETLRHAEFVFNEEVTEVIQDDFVKMRSANKNIDADNLHTLMVFARLMSLSYGQTTLDTECWKKTVQLEMERMSRLPQRRR